From Paenibacillus sp. PvR098:
CGGATATCGGAGAAAACCGCTGGCAGGATGCGGCGGCCAAATGGGAAGCTTTCGGCGATCAAGGAACATGGCATTTTATCGGACATCTCCAAACAAATAAAGTAAAGGATGTTGTCGGACGTTTCGCCTATATCCATTCGTTGGACAGGCTGTCGCTTGCCAAAGAGATAGAAAAGAAAGCGGCTTCCCTAGGAATGGAAGTGCCCTGCTTCATCCAGCTTAACGTATCCGGGGAAGAAACCAAATACGGGCTGCAGCCGGAAGCGTTGGTTGATTTCGTCAAAGAAATTCGCGAATATCGTCATATCCGGATCGCAGGCTTGATGACGATGGCGCCTTATGAGGCAGAAGCGGAACAAACCCGCCCGGTATTCCGGGGATTAAGGGAATGGCGTGACCGGCTGAACGAGGAAGCTTTGCTCGATTACGAAATTACACATTTGTCGATGGGAATGTCTAACGACTTCGAAGTAGCTGTTGAAGAAGGAGCTACTTGGGTGCGTCTCGGTTCAATTCTGGTGGGTAAAGAGTAAGGAGAGGGCATCATCATTTAAGGAGGAGAGGACATGGGCGTAATGAACAAATTTATGAATTTGATCGGTTTACAGGACGAAGAAGAAGTAGTGGAGCGCGAACGCATCGTAGAGCAGCATGAAGAAGTTGAAACCTCAGCGCAAGATACACGTAAACATAAGGGGAACGTTGTGAGCATACACTCACAAAAAAATGTTCGGGTCGTACTGAATGAGCCTCGTACGTATGAGGAGACCCAGGAGATTGCCGATCATTTGCGTTCCCGGCGTTCGGTAGTGGTTAATTTGCATCGTGTTCGTCCAGACCAAGCGACCCGAATCGTCGACTTTTTGAGCGGTACAGTGTATGCGCTGAGCGGCTCAATATCAAAAATTGGCCCCAACATCTTTTTGTGTACTCCGGATACCGTTGAAATTCACGGTTCCATTTCGGAAATCATGAATCATGATGAAGGGTAGCCCCCACTATACTAAACGAGGTGAACAGCTTGATTGAGGGTTACATACGCACTCTAGTCGATATTTACCAATACGTGCTCATCGCCTATATTTTGCTCTCCTGGCTGCCGAATGCGAGAGAAAGCTTTATCGGGGAATTTCTGGGGAAGCTCTGCGAGCCCTACTTGGGTATCTTCCGCCGCTTTATTCCTCCGATCGGCGGGATGATCGATATTTCTCCAATCGTCGCACTCATTGCGCTTAGGTTCGTAGGCGAAGGGATCGTTGCTATCGTTTCCGCCATTTTTTAGGCAGGTTAGCAGTGGCTTGATTTGAAGGAGATTTTCATTAATGAATGAGAACATTTATGCCCACTTTCATCCGGATGAGCATCGCTTTGTGGACAAAGCGGCTGAATGGGTGGAGCGGGCGGAGCAACATGCTGTTAAACTTACCGATTTTTTGGACCCTCGCCAAGCCTTTATCGTGACGACGCTGATCAACCGAAGTGCAGACGTTCAGGTGCGTTTTGAAGGAGGTCATCCGGGAGCCGAGCGCAAACGCGCATGCATTGCCCCCGATTATCGTGTATTGGATGAAGAGGACATGGGCATTCAATTGATTGAGGTGACTTCTCCCGATGAGAAGCTGCAGGAGCTCGACCATGGGGATTATATGGGTGCGATCCTTGGGCTTGGCATCAAGCGCGATAAGGTCGGCGATATTTATGTTCGCCCGGACGGCTGCCATTTTCTTGTTGCTGCCGAGGTTGCCGATTATATGCGGCTCAACTTGAGCGCGGTTCATCGCGTTCATGTGCAAACCGAGCTTTTGCCTTTGGAGCGGCTGGTGAGTACAGAGGTCAAACTGGACGAGATGAGCTTGTCGGTCGCTTCGCTTCGCCTGGACGGTATTGTCAGCGATGTATATCGGCTGAGCCGTGCCAAAGTGCTGATTCCGATTAAAGCGGGACGCTGTAAGGTGAACTGGAAACAGGTGGAAGATCCGAGTAAGCAGCTGAAGGAGGGGGACGTCATATCTCTGCAAGGCTTCGGACGCTTCAAGCTGCTTGAGGTGGAGGGCGTGACCAAAAAGGGGAGGTATCGCTTGAAAATCGGCAAATATGCATAAATGCCGATTTTTTTATTTGCAATTGCAGGAAAATGCAGGCTATTGTCGAATATAGCAATACGTGCTAGCTTGGTTGCTAAATTTGCAGGAGGTGCAGCAATGGCTTTAACCCCGCTCGACATACATAACAAAGAGTTCAGACGTTCTTTCCGCGGATACGATGAAGATGAAGTCAATGAGTTTTTGGATCAGGTGATCAAGGATTACGAAGTGTTAATCCGTGAAAATAAAGAATTCCAGAATCAGTTGAACACTATTCAAGAGCGGCTGGATCATTTTTCTAACATTGAAGAAACATTAAGCAGGACGATCATCGTCGCACAGGAAGCCGCCGATGAAGTAAAGACGAATGCGAAGAAAGAAGCGCAGCTCATCATTAAGGAAGCGGAGAAGAACGCAGACCGCATTATTAATGATTCGCTCGTGAAGACACGCAAAATTGCCGTGGAAATGGAAGAACTGAAGAAACAGGCTTCGATTTACCGTACTCGCTTCCGTACCCTGATTGAAGCGCAGCTGGAGCTGTTGAGTAAAGAAGACTGGAGTTCTCTTGAGCGCACTGAGGTGGAGCAGCCTTAATCTATAAGGACTGCTTGGAATAAAGCGGTTGTACTTGGGTATATGCTTGTATTGAGCACAGCATATACAGGAAAGTTGACGCCGCAGTTTATTTCCGCTATACTCCACTATAAGTTTACATAAGCAAAAGCGACGATTGGGACGAGTACTTGGCGTCAGGCTGAAGTCAGCGAACCGGGGGTTGGTGGGAGCCCGGACCTCAGCGGCGAAGGAAAATCACCCAGGAGCATCTCTTGAACCCCTATGAAGTAAAGAGCATCGGCTGATCCCGTTACCGATCATGGAGCGAAGACGCTTCGATAAAAGCGGGCTTGAATTGATTCAGGCCGATGCCTTTATCTGGTTGCCGTCTTAATTTGGGTGGTACCGCGAGACTTCTCGTCCCTTAGATAGGGATAAGAAGTCTTTTTTGTGTTTATATCAAGTAAGGAGTGAATGAGCATGGATTATGGCAAAACATTAAACCTGCTACAGACTGATTTTCCGATGCGCGGAAACCTGCCGCAGGCTGAACCGAAGATGCAGCAGCACTGGGAAGAAATTGATATCTATAGGATGGTTCAAGAAAGCCGCAAAGGCAAACCGAAATTTATTTTGCACGATGGCCCACCGTATGCGAACGGCGATATTCATATCGGACACGCGCTGAATAAGGTCATAAAGGACATCATCGTCCGTTTTAAAACGATGCAGGGCTATGACGCGCCTTATGTGCCTGGCTGGGATACGCATGGACTGCCGATTGAACAGGCCATTGCTAACGGCGGCAAGGTAGACCGCAAGAAGATGAGCGTGCCGGAGTTTCGCGATTATTGTAAAGCCTATGCCTTGGAGTGGGTAGAGAAACAGAAGACTCAATTCAAGCGTCTATCCATCCGTGGGGACTGGAATAACCCGTATGTGACGCTTCAGCCGAAGTATGAAGCACAGCAAATCCGTGTTTTCGGGGGAATGGTGAATAAAGGCTACATCTACAAAGGACTGAAGCCTGTCTATTGGTCCCCGTCATCCGAAAGCGCAC
This genomic window contains:
- a CDS encoding YggS family pyridoxal phosphate-dependent enzyme — translated: MELETRINEVKGKVAAACARVGRKPNDVGIIAVTKYVSLATTGRVLEQGLTDIGENRWQDAAAKWEAFGDQGTWHFIGHLQTNKVKDVVGRFAYIHSLDRLSLAKEIEKKAASLGMEVPCFIQLNVSGEETKYGLQPEALVDFVKEIREYRHIRIAGLMTMAPYEAEAEQTRPVFRGLREWRDRLNEEALLDYEITHLSMGMSNDFEVAVEEGATWVRLGSILVGKE
- a CDS encoding cell division protein SepF; translated protein: MGVMNKFMNLIGLQDEEEVVERERIVEQHEEVETSAQDTRKHKGNVVSIHSQKNVRVVLNEPRTYEETQEIADHLRSRRSVVVNLHRVRPDQATRIVDFLSGTVYALSGSISKIGPNIFLCTPDTVEIHGSISEIMNHDEG
- a CDS encoding YggT family protein, with protein sequence MNSLIEGYIRTLVDIYQYVLIAYILLSWLPNARESFIGEFLGKLCEPYLGIFRRFIPPIGGMIDISPIVALIALRFVGEGIVAIVSAIF
- a CDS encoding YlmH/Sll1252 family protein gives rise to the protein MNENIYAHFHPDEHRFVDKAAEWVERAEQHAVKLTDFLDPRQAFIVTTLINRSADVQVRFEGGHPGAERKRACIAPDYRVLDEEDMGIQLIEVTSPDEKLQELDHGDYMGAILGLGIKRDKVGDIYVRPDGCHFLVAAEVADYMRLNLSAVHRVHVQTELLPLERLVSTEVKLDEMSLSVASLRLDGIVSDVYRLSRAKVLIPIKAGRCKVNWKQVEDPSKQLKEGDVISLQGFGRFKLLEVEGVTKKGRYRLKIGKYA
- a CDS encoding DivIVA domain-containing protein, with translation MALTPLDIHNKEFRRSFRGYDEDEVNEFLDQVIKDYEVLIRENKEFQNQLNTIQERLDHFSNIEETLSRTIIVAQEAADEVKTNAKKEAQLIIKEAEKNADRIINDSLVKTRKIAVEMEELKKQASIYRTRFRTLIEAQLELLSKEDWSSLERTEVEQP